ATTTCAACTTTTCACTGTTTGAGGCTCAAATATTACCTACAGGtgtatatgttttcatattACAGTACAATTCATATATTCAATGAGAACTTATCTAATGCCTTGAGCATACAGTcatacattttctcaaaaagaaagataaactggggacagatgcacacacaaccAAAACGTTGGTCTAAATATAAGACAGCATTATGTTGTCCATTTGAATGTCGTGGACTTTTTGAGCAATTTGTTTAATAAGGGGCTATTTTCAAGATATTCCAgtacttgatttttttatataaaaattcaAGCACTTTTTTGGaaacctttttgaaaatagaaaaaatagtGCTTGAAAAAGTACTAGAAAGTCCTTGAATTTCCTTTCAATAATAACTTTTCTGTTTCAATGCTGCCCTTGCACCTAACATCTTGGTGATGTACTCTACTTTCTTGCTTCAGGCTACATCGTATGACCTCCATGGAGCGGGAGGACAAGGAGAAGGTGAAAAAGCGTGAGAAAAagctggaggatgaggagacaCTCCAACAGGCCACCTGGGTGAAGTACACCATCCCCATTAAGCACCAGGTAAAATAACATTGTCTTTCACCGGTcagccagctcctcctcctgtagCCATAGGGGAGGCTTTAAATCATGCATACTGATCCAGAGCAGTTCTTCCCAAACGTTTATATCAGATGTGATGCCACAGCCTTGTCAGATTCACTAGCAATAACTTTTCATTAATTacttttaatatcattttttaatttctttaagctaactatttaagctgtttatttattgtttttgttaagtgTTCAACTGTTTTGTCTTTGATTTTACCTAACTGCTTCAGCTATTTATCTTGTACTTTAAGCCAACTGTTTCAGCTGTTTATCTATTAGTTTTAGTTGGCTTTTTAGTCATTACTTGTAGCTAACTGTTTTAGCTATTTATCTTGTGCTTTTAGCTAACTTTTTCAGCTGTTTGTCTATTATTTCAGCTAACTTTTTAAGACTAGTTTTTATACACATTAAGTAAAGCTACGTAATCTGCATTTGTCTACGTACCCCCTGACAACTGCAGAGGTACCTTCCGGTGTACAAGCAGTCCTTGTATCTTAACATTGTTACAGAGCTTTATCATGTCTTTATGGCTGCTTTACATTTAATACTCAAATacagtttgaatgtgtttacatgttgaGGTTTTTCATCTGGAACTGAGTTATTTTGGGCCtcacttctgtgtttttctatCAAGGTGTGGAAGCAGAAAGGGGAGGAGTACAGAGTGACAGGATATGGTGGCTGGAGTTGGGTCAGCAAGACTCATGTGCCGCGGTTTGTCCCAAAGCTACCAGGGAACACAAATGTAAACTACCGCAAAGAGCTTGAGGGTAAGGGCTGAACTAGCAATATTTCCTGAATAAATTCTCCTGCTGCTGGCACTTTTGGctcatattatttttttccccctgctgtCTTCATAGCTAAAATGAGGAAGGAAAATGCAGCAGCTCGCACTAATAAGCAGAAAAAGTTGATGGAAACTGAGAAGCAGACAACTCAGAACCCACCGCACGGGGACATTGAACAAGCATCCATCACTGAGtcttctcagagcacttcatcAGAGGAAGACTGCAAACCCCAGACCCCAAAAGAGGAAGACAAACCCACGGAAGAGGAGCTGCCAAAGACGGTAgaagaaaagagtgaaaatgaaaaaatggaGATTGACCCCTGCTCAGAAACTGCTGTTTCAAGTGGCGAGAAAGGTACATTTTTTAGATCaaattttctctccttttatctTTTGGATTTCCCTTGATGCTATTTGTGCACAGATGTGTGTTCCCATCACCCACTGACCTCTGTGACTCTTTGTTATAGATAAAGCTGAGAACAAAGACTCTTCCTCGCCCTCTGAGTCGCCTGTGAGGGAAGAACCAATTCAGAAAGTTGAACAACCCAAGAGTGAGGAGACCACTGCATCAAAGACCTACTATGATGTTGTGAATGTCAGCGAGGGCTTCCAGCTGCGGACAGCTTATAAGAAGAAAGTAAAGCCTTCCAAACTGGATGGGCTTTTGGAGCGGCGGGTAAAACAGTTCACCttggaggagaagcagaggctTGAGCGAATGAGACAGGCGGCACTGCTTTCCAAAACGGCTGCCACAAAGCCTACATCCGCGTTTAAGACAGAAGGATCCACATTAGGGAAACAGCCGCCTGCTGTGACCCCCTgtgtaaagaaagagaaggaggagggccCTCAAGTGAAAGACCAGGTGGTTAAAAAGCTGAACTTTGAGCAGGAGCAAACGCAGATAAAGGCCGACATGGATGTCAAATCGGAAACCACAGAACCTAACCACAGCAAACAGCCGGAGGTAAATGCTGTGCAGGGGAACTGCGGGGAGGCCTTAGCTCACAAAGAAGTGAACGGAGGAACCCTGTCAAGCACGGTGCCTGACAGTACAAACAATTGTATATCAGGTGCAatagaaagcaaagaaaaaacacagaagctAGAGGTTGCTCGAGTGGGAGAGAATGCTAAGAAACGTGGATATGAGGAAATGGAGCAAAGCTGTGGACAGAGCATGGAGGTAGACCAAAGCAAGACCAGTCCTGTGCAGGTCAATGGGAAAACTGGGGTTACCGACCCTGCAGACTTAAACACCAACTCAGACCCAGACAGTCGTGACCAAGGGGATGTCAAGGAGCCTGTCAAGTCTCTGATGAATGGAAACCTCTCGCAAAATGATGTCACAGACTTGTGTCACCCACCTCCCCTGAAAGTCCTGAAATTAGAGAACCATGTGGCAGAGAAAGGAGATTCTCTCAATAAGACTGTGGATGTGGCCATGGATAGTGACGGGACAGTGCCTGCTAAGCTTCTATCTTCAAGCCCTTCTTGCCTGAATAGTAATAGTGTCGACAGTAACAGCAGTAGCAAAGGTTTGCCGTCCTCAGCTGATACCACCACAGAGTCCCAAAATGTCCCATCAACTGACCTGTCCAGCAAGATCATTAAGTCTGATGTGACAACTCAAGCAGTAAGCAGCGCAGTCTCCTCTGcaaccaccaccatcaccaccaacCAGCCCAGCTCCAGGGCAACTGGCCCTCAGAGGACTAGACTTCCAATAGCCGACACCAAGACGGGCCCTTCAACCAGCTCCATGACGATTAGTAAAGAGTATTCCACCAAAGACCGGGTCAGCCTTCTCAGGTTCTCCAAATCCAGGAAGGCCCGCTCGGGGACTGCCCTGCCGTCCTACCGCAAGTTTGTCACCAAGAGCAGCAAGAAGAGCATCTTCATCCTGCCGAATGACGACCTGAAGAGAATGGCGAGGAGGGCCGGCATCAGAGAGGTGCCCATCTTCAACTACAACGCCAAGCCGGCCCTGGATATATGGCCCTACCCCTCACCTCGTCCCACTTTTGGTATCACCTGGAGGTTGGTAACACATTTAGATCTTTTCACACTGTTGGGGCCgcttaaaaatgacatttagaaTTCGCACTTAATACACGTTTACAATAGTCCTGTGAAAATCTTTTATTTGTAACAATTCTATCATTTGATATTCTAACTTTGGCTAGGACACTAATAAATGACATCACTCGCCATTGCTGATGAGTTTtcgtcttgtttgttttgtgagcACAATATTGCCgatgttaaaatacaaatacactaaATACAATTGTGTATGTAactaacttcctgttgttgGAATTATTAGCTCATGTTGTGTTATGACTTCGTCCCATTCAGGTACCGTCTCCAGACTGTGAGGTCGCTGGCTGGGGTCAGCCTGATGCTGAGGCTGCTGTGGGCCTGCCTGAGGTGGGACGACATGGCTGTTAAGCCGTCTGCTGCTGTAGGGACGACACGGAAAGGTCAGACAATGCCTGACAACTTCACCTGTACTGATTTTTTCCCTTGCTTTGGGTGATCTTCTCTTTGTGCCTCTCTTACATTTGTTTCTATTTCAAACAtaaaacttcttcttcttcttcttattcttcttcttcttcttcttcttcttcttcttcttcttcttcttcttcttcttcttcttcttcttcttcttattattattattattattattattattattattattattacttttctttatctcttctATATCTGTCAACAACACATTGGCATGTCCACCTTCCAATGCTTGAATGAGTGCTCGTAGTTAATTAACAATTAATTGCTGCCATTTGAAATAATTgtgacaattcatttttttcatgccACAGAAACAACGGAGACAGACATCACCACGACAGAGATCATAAAACGGAGAGACGTGGGGCCTTACGGCATCCGCTCAGAGTACTGCATCAGGAAGATCATCTGTCCCCTCGGAAACAGAGACACTCCCAAAGGTAAAAGCTAACATCAGaaacaatggaggatttgaattaaataaacattgttcaggtttttgtagttttggtaACCATTTTATAAGCATAACTATTATAATAAAGTTTGTTTCTCTATTCCCATTAATAGAAACGCCCACTCCACAGAGGAAAGGCCTGCGCTCAAGCGCCTTGAGGCCAAAGAAGCACGAGCCGGCCAAGCTGACTGGGCCTGTAGCTGTGGAGACATGGGTGGCTGAAGAGGACCTGGAGCTGTGGGAGATCAGGGCGTTTTCTGAAAGGTGAGAAACGCACAGCAAGCTTCCTCTGGGGAACACTGAATTATTCTGATCGGGCACGGATTTACCTGATTGTCACCTTTTTTTCCTTGCCATTACAGATTGGAGAGGGAAAAGTCCCAGGGTATTGATTCCTCCAAGACTGGCAGCAGTCTGAAGACAGCAGAGGAAGTCAAGGCCCATTTGGAAAATCAGCTGAAGCAGGCCAGACTTGCTGCCCAGCAGGTGGGAACAACTTACACACAGGTGTCGATTCTTCTGGTTTGATAGGCTCTTCGTTAGAGCGACACTCTTTGAGGTCAACAAATTCtctaaatgtctttaaatgttctaACAGAAACGTCTGGAGCAGCAGAGGCCGGGTACACCCTCCAACACTCCCACgacaaccaccaccacctcgGCCAGTACTCCCAGCACCCCAGCTTTCATGGTCCAGAGGACAGGTCAGGTCACATCTGGAGCTAAGATGGTCCTGGCCTCCAAACTGGGCTCTCCTGTTTCCTTCCAGCAAGACAAAAACTTCCATCAGTCTTTTGCTTCCTGGGTCAAGCAGGGTCAGACCAACAACACCTCAGGTAAGCCGGAATGCGAGGATAATTTGAATGAACCCATCAGAAATCCTACGTAGAATGGTTGTGCGCATTCTCATCCATCATCTGTTAGAGGCAGGCAGACAATCGACTTTGTCTCAAGACACTTCCTTTGGggttttccctttttcttttctttttcattgttcctttttttccaatCGCTGTTTGACAGCCATCTCAGTTTGTAAGAAGGCAACCATTGGTATCACTTTACACAActattagtttttttgtgtgtcaattTGCCACATTAATAAATGTGTAAACGCTTGCCAAAATGATGGCTTGTGGTGTCCACTTTCAGCCCTGTTAAAACAGAATTTTCAATTGAAATGGACACAGGAGAGCTTGTGTGTCATCCAAATTTAAACAATAATCCTAAATTTCAAAAGCGTCAGCCTCTTCGTTGACTCAAACCTTCCGGTGGACACCACAGCCGTAGACTGGCTATCGCGGGTGGCCCTTGTGGGTATGCGTGACTGCAGGTGGCATGGTGTGTCTTGCAGCCTCCGTTGGCTCGGTGACCACCGTGGCTAGCAGCGTCGCCACCTCCGCGCAAACCTTCCAGATCGCTGGCAGCCCAGTGACTGTGGCTGGCCAGGTCCTCGCCGCCAAACTCCCGCTCCCCGCTAACAGCAAGATTGTCACGCTCAACTTGCCCACCACACAAGGAGGTAGGGAGCACGGGTGTCATCCATTGCCGCTGGTTTGTGCTTACACTTGCACTCCAAAATGGATGGAACAGTGTCATGTGGCAGGCAAACTCTATTGGCGCTGAGCAtggatgagttttttttttttatttatttattttattttatggaaGAGCTTCTCTGACCGAAAATTAGGTTGCAGTTTTTTGTGTATAACCTACAGTTCTCTCATGAACTGAAgcttatttctttttcaattgCTTTAATGTTCTTCCCCACACACAGTGCATGCCTCGCCGCTTCTGTACGTCCTTGATATGTATCTCTGCATGTACCCAATTCATATTTGCTTCAATCCTTACATAATTGTGCTAATCAACAGGTGTAGTCCAGCAGAAAGTCCTGGGCATTTTCCCATCTGGGCCCCCTGCAAACCTTAGGACGTACAGCACACTACACCCTACGACTGGCAACATCAACCTCAGAGCCAGCACCTCCTCAACCACACAGCAGGTCTCTTGTCTATCCCATTGTCCTTTTCAGTTTAGGCTTGAAGCTAGGGAAAATCTTAACCGCAATGGTTGATGATTTTACCTTTTGCTTTGTGTTCCAGGTCGTCACAACAGGAGGCCAAATGGGGCATGTTTCAACGATGAGCCAGTCACAGACCCAGTCTACCTCTGTGGGCATAGCGATGGCCAAAGTTCCAGCCTTGGCTCAGCAAGGTGTTCTATCTAactgatcattttattttcccaaaTGAATGTCTACAGCCTATTGTGGCTAATTACTTACAAATATAACATTCTTACTCGCTCCCCTCCAGGCCAACCTCAGCCGTCTGTGACACAGATGGGTCCTGCTTCTACACCTGTGCAGACGACTGCTGCTCAGAGGGCAGCTGGTCCTGCAACAACACCTCATGCAGCGACCACAGCACCTGGACAGTCACCTGTAGCTTCCTCCCAGACAAACAGACCACAGCAGGGTCAAGTTAAACTCACCATGGCACAGCTCATGCAGCTCACACAGGGTGCTCAGGTGaggacacattttcttttattgcctttttctCTTTATGCCTTTTCCGCCCTACTAAAATACGTTTTTGTTCTCCCGTCGTGAAAGtcttgaaatgttttgaagtCCTCATGAGAGAATTATATCAATGTTAGCTAAAGGCAAGACTCCTTTTGTCTACGACTTAACAGGGTGGAAACCCAGGTCTGACGGTGGTGATCCAGGGTCAGGGCCAGACCCAGGGACAGCTGCAAATCATCCCACAGGGTGTAACAGTCATCCCCGTTCCTGGTCAGCAGCTAATGCAGGCAGCCATGCCCAACGGCCAAGTCCAGCGCTTCCTCTTCACTCCCATCCCCCCATCCTCGTCAGCTGCAATTTCAGCACCCACACAGACACCTCAAGCCCAAATGTCAACACCATCTCAAGCCAGAATCCCCGCGCAGGTCCAGACGACTCCCTCGGCCCTGGCCCAAACCCAAATGGCAGCCCCTCTACCCACCATAACACATATGCCGAGCTTGGCGCCAACGGTTCCTGTGCAAACCCAAGTTGCAGCCGCTACTACCCCGTTATCAGTCCCTGCACAACCTCAAGTATCCACTCCTGTGCCGGCCCTGCCTCACGTTGCAGCGCAGGCCTCAAAACAGGTTTTATCCTCCACACCAGTCTCTGTCCCCGCACAACCCCAAGTGGCAAGATCTGTGCCTTCCCCGGCACAAAATGCCGGCCCGGCTATGTCCCAGACAGTCTTTGCCTCAGCCTCAACCCCTGTTCAAACCCAAATCTCCACCCTCACCCCGGGCTCATTCCCTACACAAACCCAAACTGCAGTGTCGCTGCCTGTCCCGGGACATATCGCACCTCAGGCCCAGATCCAGACTCATGTCTTCAGCCATGCCCCCGCTTTAGCCCCGCTTTCAGTCAAGTCCGCCACCCAAGTTGCCGCTACAGCGCCCGCTTCTCACTCTCTTCCCTCGCCTGTCCAAGTTCCAACCCCAGCCCTCGCTCCCGTCTCTGCTCCCGTGGTAGCCGTTGTGTCCAGCCACATCGCCGTCCCATCCCCAGCCAAAGCTCTCACCCATATCCAGGCCACAGCTCCTGTTCCCCTTCATGCCGCTGTGGCCAACGCTGTTGTCACACCAGTCACCGCCACTTCAACAACACCCTCAGTGCCAGGTAAAGAACCCAACACAgttcccacaaacacacattaacagcaTCCTGTTTTTTGTCTATACACAATGGTTGACTTTTTTCTTGTAATGCATTGCTTGTTGTTACTTCTCTGTCCTGTTGTAGCTCTGACAGAGCAGAGGGCAGGTCATCCCCAGGTTTGGACTCCGGCCTTATCTCAAGCTCGGACCCCTGTTCAGCCAGCCCAGCAGGCTGCAGCTCCAGCGCAGACACCCGGCATGGCCACTGTACCCGCCTCTGCATCAGTCTCCATGCATTCATCACCTGTGACCCCTCTGCCTCAAGCAGCTCTTCTTCCTCAAGCTCAAGGACTCATCCAGCACCCTACTGTTGTATCCGTGCAGCAGGTGTCTCAAATCCCAGTCTCAGCAGTGCAGGTTCACATGGGTTTACCAGTCTCTTCTGTTGTTACTACGGTCAGACCCCCACAGCCTCAGCTCCAGCCCCAAACCCTTGCTCAACTTCAACCCCAGCGTCAAGCCCAGATCCGTGCGCAGATTCAGGTCCAACCCTTTGGCCAAGTCCAACAAATGCAACACATTCAGGCTCAACCCCATCTCCAGGCGCAAGCCCAAAGCCACCCCCAAGTCCGGGTTCAGTTTCAGCCACAAACTCAGCAACCACCCCAAGCCCAAGTACAGCCCCTTGCTCAAACTCAACCTCAGGTGCAGTTTCAGTCCCAAACCCAAAATCAAACCTTGCCCCAGGTTCAGGCCCAGCTCCAAACACGGGTCCAGCCTCAGTACCACCCCCAGGTACAGGCTTCATTTCAAACCCAACCCCAGGCTACCCAACAGCCCCAGGTCCAATCTCAACCCCAGGTTCAGTCTCAGGCCCAAACTCAGCTACAGCCCCAGATCCAAACCCAACTCCATCCCCAGGTTCAGGTCCAGTTCCAGCAACAGAGCCAGGTTCACCCACAACCACAAACCTTGCAGCAACCCCAGGTTCAAACTCAAGCTCAAACCCAGCCCCAGTTTCAAGTCCAGTCACCGCAGCAGACCCAGGTCCAGCAACAGCTTCAGGTCCAAGCCCAACCCCAAGTCCAAGCTAAGCTCCAAGTCCAGTTCCAGCCTCAGAACCAAACTCAAGTTCAAGGGCAGCCTCAGCTTCAGGTCCAGTCCCCTATCAGGCATCAGCTCATCACCGTTCCAGGTCTCCAACAGCCTGTCCAGCTTCTCTCAGCTCTGCCACCCCATGTCGCTGCTCAGATCCAAGCCCAGATCCAGGCACAGCAGCAGGGCGGCACGGTTCCCCAGCAGATCAAACTGCAGCTGCCCATCCAGATCCAGCAAACAGGGGGGCAAATCCAGGCCCACCAAATCCAGAACATGGTGACCATACAGGCACCAGCGAGTGTCCAGGAGCAGCTCCAGAgaatacagcagcagcagcaacagcagcaacaacaacaacaacaaacaacagcaacaacaacaacaacagcagcagcagcaacaacaacagcaacaaccacaaccacagcagccacagcaacaaaaaccaaagaagaagaaacaacaggAGGTTAAAAAGGAACCGAAAGAGCAGAATCTGCAGGCCGTTAGCCCCGGGGATGGTATCCAAAAGCAGGTGGGACTCAAAGAGATAACTTCACAGTGATTCATTTCTTAGAGCATCTagaaactttaaatatttacagatagtgttgttgttgttgttgttgtcaggtGGTTGTGAAGCAGAACGCTACAGCGGAACAGCTGAAACAGAGGAAGACCCTGGCTGcagctgagagagaggagaaccaGAGGTTTGGGGCTTAATAATCACAGAAATGTGGGGCTTAAAGACAAATGTTGGATGATTGTGGTATTTTCATGGTATTCATTCCACTCTTGTTGTCCATATGTCCTGAAATATGTAGTATATAAGTGTAGTGAATTCCCTCCCCCCACATAACTGCACCACCAACTGAACAGCAATGTCCTCTGTTTTCAGAATGATCGTGTGCAACCAGGTGATGAAGTTCATCCTCGACAAGATCGAGAAGGACGAGAAGCAGGCGgccaagaagaggaagaaggaggaggtggtggagcagAAACGCTCCAAACAGAACGCCTCAAAGCTGACTGCGCTGCTGTACAAGCACAAGGAGCAACTGAAGGCGGAGATCCTGAAGAAGAGGGCCCTGCTAGACAAGGAGCTGCAGCTGCAAGTACAGGTAATgccatctcttcctccatcgAGGTGGTTATGTACGGAGTGTAAGAAATCTGTAAACCAGAGGTGCTAAACATTACCTTATATGTGTTGTCTCCTTCTCAGGAGGAGCTGAGGCGGGACATAGCCCggctacaaaaagaaaaggagaaagccAGAGCTGCCATCACTCAGGCGGCTGCAGCGACAGTCAAGGCGGCTTCTTCTCactcctcccatccctcccacTCCACACATTCCTCTCACAGTACCCTCACAGCGACCTCGCCGTCATCATCCCATAAACGcaagagggaagaggagagggacaaAGACAGAAGCAAAGACAGGGACAGGCACCACGACAAGGACAAGCATCACGACAAGGACAAGAAGCGGGACAGGGACAAGGAGCGAGAcagatgtagagagagagacaaagacaaagacaaggacaaggacaaagacagagatgtGGATCGAGAGACGGAGAAGGAGCGGGACAGACATCGGGACAGAGAAAAGGAcaaagacagggacagagacaaGGACGGAGATTCAAGCTCATccaaacacaagaagaagaagaagctgtctTCTACCTCAAAGGATCATAAGAAGGACAACAAATTGTACTGTATCTGCAAAACGGCCTACGACGAGTCGAAGTAAGCtctctggggggaaaaaaaaaaaaagctcaactGTTTTGATTACATTACAACATACCACTACATTGCACAGGTGACAGTTGTGATGATTTCATTGAGATGAAAATGAACAACCTTTTCCTCTCAGGTTTTACATCGGGTGCGACCTTTGCTCCAACTGGTTCCACGGCGCATGCGTCGGCATCACAGAGAAAGAGGCCAAGAAGTTGGAGGACTTTGTGTGCAACGACTGCAAACGTGGTCAGGAGGGAGCCAGCAACGAGGAGCTGTACTGCATCTGCCGGACGCCATATGACGAATCACAGTAAGGCTCATACAAAGCTCACACAACTGTCATCAGCTTCGCACATCTGGAGCCTTTTCATTGGTGTGCTAACCACAACGTATCCAATTCTCACCCACAGATTCTACATAGGCTGCGACCGCTGCCAGAACTGGTACCACGGCCGCTGCGTGGGCATCCTGCAGAGTGAGGCCAATCACATCGATGTGTACGTCTGCCCGCAGTGTCAGTCGACGGAAGACGCCATGACAGTCCTCACGCCGCTCACGGACAAAGACAATGAGGGGTTGAAAAGAATATTGCGCTCGTTACAGGTATGGAACCTGTGTTTGTCGGGATAgcttaataacaataaatataaactacAAGCAAAATAAGGAAGGGCTTTACAGGAAGGCTGAAAAACAAGAAGTGGTTAATGTACGAAAATGACCAAAGTCAAAGGAAACGATTAGAATAAAATTATAAACACTGCAAATGGGTATTATAAAAACCTCACCTAATATCTGCTTTTGAAGTGACTTTCtcctttgctgtttttcttttcttttttaaagataaataatattgaATTGGCTACTTTTTCACATTATTCTGTGCCCAAGACAATGAATATCACAAAGTAATAGTTTAACATATCTGGGACATGGAAGGAAACTTAGTGGGTGTGGATGAAATTGAAAAAGATGTGTGAGGTAGTATCTCCTTTTTATGGCTTCTACTAATATTGATCTAGGTAACACTGGTGATCTTTTAAAATCTtgtcttattgtttttaaaaaggtctgGAGCAGTATTCTCAAATACTAAAATTAGAGATTTAATATTAACTGATTCAAAGG
This genomic window from Anoplopoma fimbria isolate UVic2021 breed Golden Eagle Sablefish chromosome 11, Afim_UVic_2022, whole genome shotgun sequence contains:
- the LOC129097944 gene encoding LOW QUALITY PROTEIN: nucleosome-remodeling factor subunit BPTF-like (The sequence of the model RefSeq protein was modified relative to this genomic sequence to represent the inferred CDS: deleted 1 base in 1 codon) — its product is MRGKRGRPPKPLQAEARGLRPRRNLKPRFRDSGDEDVESPTREPTKAAKKRKAGSVTSTRGRGRGRGGGGGGGGGGRGRGRGGKRTTASKTVVYDDHESDEEDDAVSLRSEEDEFVEEEPPSEEDEALKEESDCLDEEEEEEEVADDASYCTESSFRSQSTHASTPGRKKGRAPRPRTPIFEEKEIPPLELPDTSEDLLVPSEELLNAASIYEVLRNFSTVLRLSPFRFEDFCAALVGQEQCTLIAETHNALLKVILREEDTSNTTFGPADLKDSVNSTLYFIDGMTWPEVLRAYCESDREYHHVLPYQEVDEYPYGPLESKIKVLQFLVDQFLTTNIAREELMSDGSMQYDDHCRVCHRLGDLLCCETCFAVYHLECVKPPLEEVPEDEWQCEICVAHKVPGVTDSVMEVQKNRPYIRQEPIGYDRHQRKYWFLNRRIIVEVDAEHEKKNIWYYSTKAQMEELMDCLDRQYWEMDLHATLEEMKEEVLAHMAITEDLTNKARGNNRSYLSAANDVVMEHMKVRREAQEAKRRAEDPKQEAETGSVKTAEDTVTSMLDNGEHKDSEAKEDASSQAATVHPAAEESCMSDPSSCSVATDAAVPKTESLETNRETQPAHSESQESGESPPVAKQERTDEGVKAESSSEDKRPDISKDQPQPRSSQPEESSGSSQVSGLQKPEHPDLADPSSQSSFTSQDGTDEYVNRVKSDNGRPARQESNNRTTRGSKESSPVRFDGESSRLSFLKRELTVNLNNLFKLGQEGKYRVYHNQYSTNVLALNKHQHREDHDKRRHLSHKFSLTTAAEFKWNGSIYGSRSLTVSTLRLTIIQLETNVPGPFMHPNWASHRTNWNKAVQMCSKAREFALALAILECAIKPVVMLPVWKDSLGHTRLHRMTSMEREDKEKVKKREKKLEDEETLQQATWVKYTIPIKHQVWKQKGEEYRVTGYGGWSWVSKTHVPRFVPKLPGNTNVNYRKELEAKMRKENAAARTNKQKKLMETEKQTTQNPPHGDIEQASITESSQSTSSEEDCKPQTPKEEDKPTEEELPKTVEEKSENEKMEIDPCSETAVSSGEKDKAENKDSSSPSESPVREEPIQKVEQPKSEETTASKTYYDVVNVSEGFQLRTAYKKKVKPSKLDGLLERRVKQFTLEEKQRLERMRQAALLSKTAATKPTSAFKTEGSTLGKQPPAVTPCVKKEKEEGPQVKDQVVKKLNFEQEQTQIKADMDVKSETTEPNHSKQPEVNAVQGNCGEALAHKEVNGGTLSSTVPDSTNNCISGAIESKEKTQKLEVARVGENAKKRGYEEMEQSCGQSMEVDQSKTSPVQVNGKTGVTDPADLNTNSDPDSRDQGDVKEPVKSLMNGNLSQNDVTDLCHPPPLKVLKLENHVAEKGDSLNKTVDVAMDSDGTVPAKLLSSSPSCLNSNSVDSNSSSKGLPSSADTTTESQNVPSTDLSSKIIKSDVTTQAVSSAVSSATTTITTNQPSSRATGPQRTRLPIADTKTGPSTSSMTISKEYSTKDRVSLLRFSKSRKARSGTALPSYRKFVTKSSKKSIFILPNDDLKRMARRAGIREVPIFNYNAKPALDIWPYPSPRPTFGITWRYRLQTVRSLAGVSLMLRLLWACLRWDDMAVKPSAAVGTTRKETTETDITTTEIIKRRDVGPYGIRSEYCIRKIICPLGNRDTPKETPTPQRKGLRSSALRPKKHEPAKLTGPVAVETWVAEEDLELWEIRAFSERLEREKSQGIDSSKTGSSLKTAEEVKAHLENQLKQARLAAQQKRLEQQRPGTPSNTPTTTTTTSASTPSTPAFMVQRTGQVTSGAKMVLASKLGSPVSFQQDKNFHQSFASWVKQGQTNNTSGVVQQKVLGIFPSGPPANLRTYSTLHPTTGNINLRASTSSTTQQVVTTGGQMGHVSTMSQSQTQSTSVGIAMAKVPALAQQGQPQPSVTQMGPASTPVQTTAAQRAAGPATTPHAATTAPGQSPVASSQTNRPQQGQVKLTMAQLMQLTQGAQGGNPGLTVVIQGQGQTQGQLQIIPQGVTVIPVPGQQLMQAAMPNGQVQRFLFTPIPPSSSAAISAPTQTPQAQMSTPSQARIPAQVQTTPSALAQTQMAAPLPTITHMPSLAPTVPVQTQVAAATTPLSVPAQPQVSTPVPALPHVAAQASKQVLSSTPVSVPAQPQVARSVPSPAQNAGPAMSQTVFASASTPVQTQISTLTPGSFPTQTQTAVSLPVPGHIAPQAQIQTHVFSHAPALAPLSVKSATQVAATAPASHSLPSPVQVPTPALAPVSAPVVAVVSSHIAVPSPAKALTHIQATAPVPLHAAVANAVVTPVTATSTTPSVPALTEQRAGHPQVWTPALSQARTPVQPAQQAAAPAQTPGMATVPASASVSMHSSPVTPLPQAALLPQAQGLIQHPTVVSVQQVSQIPVSAVQVHMGLPVSSVVTTVRPPQPQLQPQTLAQLQPQRQAQIRAQIQVQPFGQVQQMQHIQAQPHLQAQAQSHPQVRVQFQPQTQQPPQAQVQPLAQTQPQVQFQSQTQNQTLPQVQAQLQTRVQPQYHPQVQASFQTQPQATQQPQVQSQPQVQSQAQTQLQPQIQTQLHPQVQVQFQQQSQVHPQPQTLQQPQVQTQAQTQPQFQVQSPQQTQVQQQLQVQAQPQVQAKLQVQFQPQNQTQVQGQPQLQVQSPIRHQLITVPGLQQPVQLLSALPPHVAAQIQAQIQAQQQGGTVPQQIKLQLPIQIQQTGGQIQAHQIQNMVTIQAPASVQEQLQRIQQQQQQQQQQQNKQQQQQQQQQQQQQQQQQPQPQQPQQQKPKKKKQQEVKKEPKEQNLQAVSPGDGIQKQVVVKQNATAEQLKQRKTLAAAEREENQRMIVCNQVMKFILDKIEKDEKQAAKKRKKEEVVEQKRSKQNASKLTALLYKHKEQLKAEILKKRALLDKELQLQVQEELRRDIARLQKEKEKARAAITQAAAATVKAASSHSSHPSHSTHSSHSTLTATSPSSSHKRKREEERDKDRSKDRDRHHDKDKHHDKDKKRDRDKERDRCRERDKDKDKDKDKDRDVDRETEKERDRHRDREKDKDRDRDKDGDSSSSKHKKKKKLSSTSKDHKKDNKLYCICKTAYDESKFYIGCDLCSNWFHGACVGITEKEAKKLEDFVCNDCKRGQEGASNEELYCICRTPYDESQFYIGCDRCQNWYHGRCVGILQSEANHIDVYVCPQCQSTEDAMTVLTPLTDKDNEGLKRILRSLQSHKMAWPFLEPVDPHDAPDYYRVIKEPMDFSTMETRLQKRHYHKLTEFVADVTKIFDNCRYYNPNDTPFFQCAEVLEAFFVQKLKGFKASRLSDS